In Candidatus Thermoplasmatota archaeon, the genomic stretch CGGGCGGTCGTCGCGCCCAAGGTGGCGAAGTTCCGCAAGCGCTGGAAGCACCGTCTCAAGGGCTCGCGCGCGGCCTGACGCGACGGCGCAAGCGCCGCGCCCGCGGACGGGGACGCGAAAGAGCCGCAGCCGCGCGCTCGATCTCGCCCGGCCGCGCGTCCGGCTTGGCCGCCGCCTTTTGGAGCCGTCGGCGAAGAAGCCGCACGAGGAAGCGCTCGAGGCGGGGAAGCGATCCGTTCAGGTTGGCGAGTCGCCCGCCCCAAGCTTCCGCGATCTCGCCGTCCACGTACGCGTCGAGCACGGCCGGATGCACGTAGCACTTGCGGCAGATGGCCGGCGTGTTCCCCAGGCGCTGTGCCACGCGCGCCACCGCCGCCACGATCGCGCGCCGCGCCTGGGCGGGCGTGGCGCGCGGGCCCGCCTCCTGCAGCGCAAGGAGCGCAAGCACGGTGCCGGCCCACGTGCGGAAGTCCTTGGCCGTGAAGTCCTCGCCCGTGATCTCCCGCAGGTAGGCGTTCACGTCCTCGCTCTTCACGTCCCGGGCGCGGCCCTCCTCGTCCACGTACCCGAAGAGGTCCTGCCCCGGCAGCGACTGGCAGGCGCGCACGATGCGAGCGATGCGAGGGTCCTCCACCGTGGCTTCGAGCGCGCGGTTTCCCTTGCCGCGGAAGCGCAGGCGCAC encodes the following:
- a CDS encoding DNA topoisomerase IB; translated protein: MRYVDQRSPGLRRVRSGSGFRYLRPDGRPVRDRRTLARIRSLAIPPAWTDVWIGTRPNGHLQAVGRDARGRKQYRYHRRWRATRDAAKFDRMLAFARALGTIRRRVRADLRRPGLPREKVLATVVSLLERTFLRVGNDEYARANGSYGLTTIRNRHAKVRGGTVRLRFRGKGNRALEATVEDPRIARIVRACQSLPGQDLFGYVDEEGRARDVKSEDVNAYLREITGEDFTAKDFRTWAGTVLALLALQEAGPRATPAQARRAIVAAVARVAQRLGNTPAICRKCYVHPAVLDAYVDGEIAEAWGGRLANLNGSLPRLERFLVRLLRRRLQKAAAKPDARPGEIERAAAALSRPRPRARRLRRRVRPRASP